In Erpetoichthys calabaricus chromosome 2, fErpCal1.3, whole genome shotgun sequence, a genomic segment contains:
- the LOC114669611 gene encoding extracellular calcium-sensing receptor-like, with protein MKYILFAYVLQCLASSILAGKEDLCKAQATFELGGLYKNGDIMLGGIFTANFKTVPPELSFRSRPTQLICEGFEISSFQKAQTMVFAIEEINKNPDLLPNITLGYQLYDNCVSLPVALRAATTLISGEDNVQSDFMCQGPPPVVAIVGDPVSTYSIAILRLLTLFQIPMVSYFSTCSCLSNKQEFPTFFRTVPADAFQVEAVIQIIKRYGWTWVGALATDDDYGQSAIKIFLEEFQKYGCISFTETVPSLTENKIILRIVKSIKQSTATVIVIFSSEEELTPLIKEVVRQNVTGKQWIASEAWSTSSVIAIKENFASFGGVIGIAIRRGEIPGLQKFLLQIRPDFNPRNNLLIQFWETVFGCKFFENGSNVTWSDLEGFKACTGLEDITSKETAYSDVSELRSSYNVHKAVYALAHALHNLMSCKDGHGPFENNSCANIKKVQSWQLFHYLKEVNFTNHLGETIVFDKNGDPLAVYDIVNWQQDRDGSIKIRNIGIFDASKTTGSKLFINEDTIFWNFKHGTIPKSICSESCQPGTRKSARKGQPFCCFDCIQCADGEISSKTDSTECVKCSDDYWSNDRKTECILKEIDFLSYDDAMGATLSTISAFGACLSFGVLVIFIHYRHTPVVKANNSELSFLLLLSLTLCFLCALCFIGKPSELTCMIRHVVFGISFVVCISCILVKTIVVIMAFKATLPGNNMVKWFGTSQQRGTVFFTAFIQSIICLVWLTTAPPVPNKNTKYQNSKIIFECHVGSLIGFSCLLGYVGLLACICFLLAFLARNLPDTFNEAKFITFSMLIFCMVWITFVPAYISSPGKHTVAVEIFAILASSFGVLLSIFAPKCYIILLRPELNTKKALMGKAGSKK; from the exons ATGAAATACATCCTGTTTGCCTACGTACTCCAGTGTCTAGCATCTTCAATACTTGCTGGTAAAGAAGATTTGTGTAAAGCTCAAGCCACTTTTGAGCTGGGAGGATTATATAAAAATGGAGACATTATGTTAGGTGGAATATTTACtgcaaattttaaaactgtaccaCCAGAGCTGTCCTTCAGGTCCAGACCTACTCAACTTATATGTGAAGG TTTTGAAATTTCATCATTTCAAAAGGCACAAACTATGGTCTTTGCAATTGAGGAAATAAACAAGAACCCAGACCTTCTGCCAAACATAACACTTGGGTACCAGCTCTATGATAACTGTGTGAGTCTCCCAGTAGCTCTTCGAGCAGCGACTACTCTCATCAGTGGTGAAGACAATGTTCAATCTGATTTCATGTGTCAGGGACCTCCTCCAGTGGTTGCCATTGTTGGGGATCCCGTGTCAACATATTCTATTGCTATTCTACGGCTGCTGACTCTTTTCCAAATACCTATG GTCAGTTATTTTTCAACTTGCTCCTGTTTAAGCAATAAACAAGAATTTCCAACATTCTTTAGGACAGTTCCTGCTGATGCCTTTCAGGTTGAAGCTGTGATTCAAATTATTAAACGCTATGGATGGACTTGGGTGGGTGCTTTAGCAACAGATGATGACTATGGGCAGTCTGCTATCAAAATCTTTCTGGAAGAATTCCAGAAATATGGATGCATTTCTTTCACAGAAACTGTCCCATCACTTACTGAAAATAAGATTATTTTGCGAATTGTGAAATCTATTAAGCAGTCCACAGCAACTGTTATAGTTATATTTTCTTCAGAAGAAGAATTAACTCCTTTAATAAAAGAAGTTGTTCGTCAAAATGTTACTGGCAAACAGTGGATTGCCAGTGAAGCGTGGAGCACTTCATCTGTAATAGCCATCAAAGAAAACTTTGCCTCATTTGGAGGAGTAATAGGCATTGCCATACGCAGAGGAGAAATCCCAGGGCTTCAGAAATTTCTTCTGCAAATCCGTCCCGATTTTAACCCAAGAAATAATTTGTTGATTCAATTTTGGGAAACAGTGTTTGGTTGTAAATTTTTTGAAAATGGAAGCAATGTGACTTGGTCTGACTTGGAAGGTTTTAAAGCATGCACAGGATTAGAAGACATTACAAGTAAAGAAACAGCCTATAGTGATGTATCTGAGCTAAGATCCTCATACAATGTGCATAAGGCGGTCTATGCCTTGGCGCATGCTCTACATAACCTAATGTCTTGTAAAGATGGACATGGGCCTTTTGAGAATAACAGCTGtgcaaatatcaagaaagtgCAATCCTGGCAG CTTTTTCACTACCTAAAAGAAGTGAACTTCACTAATCATTTAGGAGAAACAATTGTTTTTGACAAAAATGGTGATCCTCTTGCTGTATATGACATTGTTAACTGGCAGCAGGATCGAGATGGGTCTATTAAAATTCGAAATATTGGAATTTTTGATGCATCAAAGACAACCGGATCCAAGCTGTTTATTAATGAAGATACCATCTTTTGGAATTTTAAACATGGAACT ATACCAAAGTCAATCTGCAGTGAAAGCTGTCAACCAGGAACAAGAAAATCAGCCAGGAAAGGACAGCCATTTTGCTGTTTCGACTGTATACAGTGTGCGGATGGAGAAATCAGCAGTAAAACAG ATTCCACTGAATGTGTGAAATGCTCAGATGATTATTGGTCTAATGATAGAAAAACTGAgtgcattttaaaagaaatcgATTTTCTCTCTTATGATGATGCAATGGGAGCCACCTTATCTACTATCTCAGCATTTGGAGCTTGCCTATCATTTGGAGTGTTAGTCATATTCATCCACTACAGACACACTCCGGTGGTCAAAGCCAATAATTCTGAGCTCAGTTTCCTGTTGCTGTTGTCACTCACCCtctgttttctttgtgctttgtgcttTATTGGAAAACCCTCTGAGCTAACATGTATGATAAGACATGTGGTATTTGGCATCAGCTTTGTTGTGTGCATATCTTGCATTCTTGTCAAAACTATTGTTGTAATTATGGCCTTTAAGGCAACACTTCCTGGCAATAATATGGTCAAATGGTTTGGTACTTCTCAACAGAGAGGCACTGTGTTCTTCACAGCTTTCATTCAATCCATTATATGTTTAGTATGGCTAACAACTGCTCCTCCTGttccaaataaaaatacaaagtaccAAAATTCCAAAATAATATTTGAGTGCCATGTTGGGTCTTTAATTGGTTTTAGTTGCCTTTTGGGTTATGTTGGCTTGCTGGcttgcatttgctttcttttAGCTTTTCTTGCAAGAAACCTACCAGATACCTTCAATGAGGCCAAATTCATCACATTCAGCATGCTCATCTTCTGTATGGTCTGGATAACGTTTGTACCAGCTTATATCAGCTCTCCTGGAAAACATACTGTAGCAGTGGAGATATTTGCAATCTTGGCTTCCAGCTTTGGTGTTCTTCTTTCAATTTTTGCTCCTAAATGTTATATCATTCTTCTGAGACCAGAACTAAACACAAAGAAAGCCTTAATGGGGAAAGCAGGTTCAAAGAAGTAA
- the LOC127526689 gene encoding extracellular calcium-sensing receptor-like: protein MKCILHISVLLCLTFILSNTQGAPCKLQGKFELSGLYKSGDIMLGGIFVVNFKTVPPEIDFRSKPVQWKCESFEFSVFQKAQIMAFAIEEVNKRTDLLPNITLGYQLYDNCVSLPVSLRVATTLISTMEDVVSDLSCNGPPPVVAIIGDPLSAHSIAISRILSLFQMPMVSYYATCSCLSNKQEFPTFFRTVPSDAFQVKAVIQIIKRYGWTWVGAIATDDDYGQYAIKIFLEEFQKYGCVSFIETVPSVTENNIIRRIVKSIKQSTATVIVVFSSEEELNPLIKEIVLQNITGKQWIASEAWSTSSVIAIKENFVSFGGVVGIAIRRGEIPGLQDFLLQIRPDYDLRNNLIIQFWEKTFNCKFLENENTTNASRNDSSKICTGLEDITSTYTAYNDVSELRSAYNVHKAVYALAHALHNLMNCKDGYGPFENNTCANIRNVQSWQLLHYLKNVNFTNHLGERVAFDENGDPLAIYDIVNWQQDTNGAVKIKSIGLYDASSTTGDELIINEEDIFWNFEYGLVAKSICSESCQPGTRKSTRKGEPFCCFDCIPCADGEVSIALDSTECFKCPDDFWSNDRKTECVLKEIEFLSYDDAMGVTLTTISAFGACLSLSVLIIFIHYRHTPVVKANNSELSFLLLVSLILCFLCALCFIGKPSNITCILRHVAFGISFVLCISCILVKTIVVIMAFNATLPGNNTMKWFGVTQQRGTVLIFTLIQSIVCTIWMAITPSIPTKNTRYQMAKIIFECDVGSVTGFSCLLGYIGLLAGACFVLAFLARNLPDNFNEAKFITFSMLIFCAVWITFIPAYISSPGKHTVAVEVFAILASSYGLLFAIFSPKCYIILFKPELNTKKALMGRAVTTK, encoded by the exons atgaaatgtatcttGCACATTTCTGTGCTATTATGTTTAACATTTATCCTATCTAACACACAAGGAGCACCGTGTAAGTTACAGGGAAAATTTGAACTGAGCGGATTATACAAAAGTGGAGATATTATGCTTGGAGGGatatttgttgttaattttaaaacagtaccTCCAGAGATAGACTTCAGATCTAAACCTGTACAATGGAAATGTGAGAG TTTTGAGTTCTCTGTATTTCAGAAGGCACAAATTATGGCCTTTGCCATTGAGGAAGTAAACAAAAGGACAGATCTTCTTCCTAACATAACACTTGGGTACCAACTGTATGATAACTGTGTAAGCTTACCCGTGTCACTAAGAGTAGCAACTACTTTGATCAGTACAATGGAAGATGTGGTGTCTGACTTGAGCTGTAATGGACCACCTCCAGTTGTCGCCATCATTGGGGATCCACTTTCAGCACATTCCATTGCTATTTCAAGGATACTGAGCCTTTTCCAGATGCCTATG gtcaGTTATTATGCCACCTGCTCCTGCTTAAGCAATAAGCAAGAATTTCCAACATTCTTTAGAACTGTTCCCAGTGATGCTTTTCAGGTAAAAGCTGTGATTCAAATAATCAAACGCTACGGATGGACTTGGGTCGGTGCTATTGCAACTGACGATGATTATGGGCAATATGCAATAAAAATCTTTCTTGAAGAATTCCAGAAGTATGGATGTGTTTCCTTCATAGAAACAGTTCCATCCGTCACGGAAAACAATATTATTAGACGCATAGTAAAATCTATCAAACAGTCAACTGCAACTGTTATTGTTGTGTTTTCATCAGAAGAAGAACTGAATCCATTAATTAAAGAAATAGTTCTACAGAATATTACAGGTAAACAATGGATTGCAAGTGAGGCATGGAGCACTTCTTCTGTAATAGCCATTAAAGAAAATTTTGTCTCATTTGGAGGAGTCGTAGGCATTGCTATTCGCAGGGGTGAAATTCCTGGACTTCAGGATTTTCTACTGCAAATCCGCCCAGATTATGACCTCAGAAACAATCTGATAATTCAATTTTGGGAAAAAACTTTCAATTGTAagtttttagaaaatgaaaatacaacaaatgcATCCAGAAATGACAGTTCTAAGATATGTACAGGATTGGAAGATATAACCAGCACTTATACAGCTTACAATGATGTCTCAGAATTGAGATCTGCATACAATGTGCATAAAGCAGTATATGCATTAGCGCATGCTCTTCATAATCTGATGAACTGTAAAGATGGATATGGGCCATTTGAAAATAATACCTGTGCAAATATTAGAAATGTACAGTCCTGGCAG CTTTTGCACTATCTAAAGAATGTAAACTTCACAAATCATTTAGGAGAAAGAGTGGCTTTTGATGAAAATGGAGACCCACTTGCAATTTATGATATAGTGAACTGGCAGCAAGATACAAACGGAGCTgttaaaattaaatccattggCCTTTATGATGCTTCATCCACTACTGGTGATGAACTCATAATCAATGAAGAGGATATCTTTTGGAATTTTGAATATGGATTG GTTGCTAAGTCTATCTGCAGTGAAAGCTGCCAACCAGGAACTCGGAAATCAACTAGAAAAGGCGAGCCCTTTTGCTGTTTTGACTGTATACCGTGTGCAGATGGAGAAGTAAGCATTGCATTAG ATTCCACAGAATGCTTCAAGTGCCCAGATGATTTTTGGTCTAATGACAGAAAAACTGAgtgtgttttaaaagaaattGAGTTTCTTTCATATGACGATGCAATGGGTGTCACCTTAACCACAATCTCTGCATTTGGAGCTTGCTTATCATTGAGCGTGTTAATTATATTCATCCACTACAGACATACCCCAGTTGTAAAAGCCAACAATTCTGAgctcagtttccttttgttggtGTCACTAATACTGtgctttctttgtgctttgtgcttCATCGGAAAACCTTCAAACATTACCTGTATCCTCAGACATGTTGCATTTGGAATCagctttgttttatgtatttcttgTATTCTTGTAAAAACTATTGTAGTTATAATGGCATTTAATGCTACTCTGCCTGGTAATAATACCATGAAATGGTTTGGTGTTACCCAGCAGAGGGgtactgttttgatttttaccTTAATTCAGTCTATTGTATGTACTATATGGATGGCCATAACCCCATCAATTCCAACAAAAAACACTAGGTATCAAATGGCTAAAATTATCTTTGAATGTGATGTTGGGTCTGTGACAGGATTTAGCTGCTTGCTGGGATACATTGGACTCTTGGCGGGTGCTTGTTTTGTCTTAGCATTTCTTGCAAGGAATCTGCCAGATAATTTTAATGAAGCCAAATTCATCACTTTCAGCATGCTCATCTTTTGTGCAGTGTGGATCACTTTCATACCTGCTTATATTAGCTCTCCGGGAAAACATACAGTAGCTGTAGAAGTTTTTGCTATCTTAGCTTCAAGCTATGGACTTCTTTTTGCAATATTTTCCccaaaatgttatattatattatttaaaccTGAATTAAATACCAAAAAAGCTCTCATGGGCAGGGCTGTTACAACAAAATAG